The DNA sequence GGAACTTAATACCATTCTGTATATACAGTATCTATTTATCTATGTATATATGTGTCACTCGCAAGGAGACCAGCTCCAGGGCAGgtaagtccgcactggggaagggaatcgcggcaaaaaagggCCGGCTAGGGGCTTGTTTTCAAGGCTTTTTGAAGCCGGGAGAAGCCGCCAGCCTGGGCCAGTACCTGGCACTTTCAGGgggcggaggcagctgaggagccgagggcggagccagcgccccccggcggcaggtgtgaACGAGCAGGGGGTGGGACCGACCCCCCCTCCTAAAAGAAGCCCTTCGGGGGGCagcactgagcaaacaagcaggGAGTGGGCATCGCCTGGGCGTCACCCAGGGAACCACCCGGGAGCACCATGACGAGGGTGTAACtcctgggctggggaagagggTGGCTCTTAGGGATGCAcggatcctgagcttggagaaagtggtatttgaataccagggaaggaagcttccCCTTCGCACCCTGGACctaggccccagggaggcagcagacctccctatgcaCCGGGTCCAGCCTGCGTATTGCGCCTTCTGCTCCCTTCAACAGCAAGTCACCtgtgacaaggacccgtcttctcttctttactgcagaggttttgatgcggAGGGAGGTCTGACTGGAcctcgctgacacctccaagATAGGAGAACTATCCTGCTTGTCGTCGTCCAggttcccttgcagagcactgtacccgTTACACAATGGCAcccgggaagatggggtagtcaccGGGCAGTCCCGAGTGTGGCGCCTGTTGCGCTGGGCAGGAACTTCCTGACGTTGCCCGCTGTCCTCTGAGTCACCACCTTCAGTCagggggagagaggacagggagttccctgctgcaggggttctgtctgccagCTGGGTTTCTGTCGTGGGATGCAGATACTCTAAGCATGTCTCTCCCGCTCGCATtacctgatgctcctcaacctgcttacctcctccctgagctccatcactaatCAGAGGAGATCCTCTACCCGACACTGGCgtgagagcagggcacaccctgcagcctggtgTCTGTGTGGCAGCGtgttcccacaggagctctgtctgagaggctgcatcagacctggtggttgtggagatCATGGATGCCACGGTCTTCTGGCGAGTAGTTACCATCGCTACCTGGCCGGGTTGGCAGTCTCTCAGCCCTCTCCCGCACGAACTGCCGTGCGAACCGCTGTGACTGGACTGTAGTGTCGTGCCCTGTTTGGTCGCCCGCTTCCCCAGCCCAGGAGTTACACCCTCGTCATGGTGCTCCCGGGTGGTTCCCTGGGTGACGCCCAGGCGATGCCCACTCcctgcttgtttgctcagtgctGCCCCCCGAAGGGCTTCTTTTAGGAGGGGGGGTCGGTCCCACCCCCTGCTCGTtcacacctgccgccggggggcgctggctccgccctcggctcctcagctgcctccgcccCCTGAAAGTGCCAGGTACTGGCCCAGGCTGGCGGCTTCTCCCGGCTTCAAAAAGCCTCGAAAACAAGCCCCTAGCCGGcccttttttgccgcgattcccttccccagtgcggacttacCTGCCCTGGAGCTGGTCTCCTTGCGAGTGACACATATATACATAGATAAATAGATACTGTATATACAGAATGGTATTAAGTTCCCAGGacgacgtcaccggcaggcactggggacgTCCCAGAATGggctcagcgacgggtgggaaccaggctccagagctggagtgaggaacacacggatcgggatcaaaggcagatgagcagacaaggtcctccttggacgtcggccattgaaggaagcgagctgaccctttgatccctcagctttgatactgagcacggggcagacgggatggaatacccctgttggtcaatttttggtcacctgtcctgatGGGGAATCCAAAGGGAAACCTCTTCCCATAtgtccccacccttccccacaagATAAAGCCACGCTCAGCAGGAAAAAGCGGTGGGGTCGAGGAAGAAGGGGGTCGGGGGATGTCTCCCAAGGTGGGTGCAGCTCTGAAACTGCccgggcagctgggaggaggtgagggtttGCCATTGCATTGTTTGTTTTTCGTTGttgttccttcacttattaaaccatCTCTGTCTTGCCTGCTCGGAGTGTTTGTTCTGAGCTGATGGCTTTCACTTTCGCCTCTGACTCACTTCCTTTCCGGGAACAGGAGGGGAGGTGCaggcccagggcacaggacaaaggcgggcaggagccaggctgcagcaaagctcttgcagcccagggcaggcgaCAAGACAACGGTGAGTCCCTTCCCCtgatgcctcctccccaccctgtgCAAGCAGCCCTGGACGCTGGGGCTGTGGAATGGATCCTGCTGACCCCAGcaagggacagggaccccagcaAGTGAGGGGGACGCCAGCAAGTGACGGGGACACCAGCGGGGGGGAGGAGGACGAGGTCCAAAGGTCTGCTCAGACTCTGGGATGGAGCAAGGGGAATGGGTGTCTGGGAGCAGGCGTTCATCCCCCCATGGCTTTGCATGCAAGTTAGGACTCACCCAGGCTCGCACCCTGTGCCCtaagctctcctctcctccccgctgtGCCCGTGACAGGAGGGGcagcctcttgtcccccagtGTCAATCCCCTTGATGCTCCTGGAAGAGGGCAGGGCTTGTGAGGTCCTCAGAGAGGAGTCAAAGCCCAGGAGTGGGCAGTGTCCGTGGAGCTCGCCATTGCCGGAGCGAGTCCCAGGGCATCCGGGAGGTTGTAGTGGGGCAGGTTCTGGGTCTGTGCATGGGCTGAGCCCTTTTGCTGCCTCCATGTCCATGGGGTTGACTGGAGCCTGGGAGGGGCTGGTGATGGCGTTGGCTGgtggtggtttaaccccaggtggcaactaagccccacgcagcccctcgCTCACTCGCAAActtgtgggatgggggagagagtcAGCAGTGAGACAACTCCTAGGTTAAGATGaaaataggcaaagcaaaagctgtgtgtgcaagGAGAGCAGAACGGTCGGGTGGAGGTcaggtgtcccagctgtgtcccctcccaacttcttgttcaCCCTGTGCTGGtcttggctgggatggagttgattttcttccttgtagTCTGCATGTGGCTGTGCTTTGGACTGTGCTGAAAGCAGCGTTGATAACACGGGGGTGTTTTCTCTATTGCTGAGCGGCGCTTACACAGAGTAAGGGCCTTTTCTTCtgctcacaccaccccaccagtgagtggtctgggggtgggcaagaggttgggtgAGGACATGGCCAGGACCttcaaaaatcatctagtccGAACCCCccgccgtgagcagggacatcttgcactCGATCAGGTTGttcacagccccgtccaaccggaccttgagcacttccaaCGGTGGGTCATGCGCAAGTTCCATGGGGAATCCACAGgtcctctgggaaacctcttcccatatctccccacccttccccactagaTAAGGCCACGCTCAGCAGGAAAAAGCGGTGGGGTCGAGGAAGAAGGGGGTCGGGGGATGTCTCCCAAGGTGGGTGCAGCTCTGAAAcggcctgggcagctgggaggaggtgagggtttCCTGTGGCATTGTTTGTTTTTCGTTGttgttccttcacttattaaaccatCTCTGTCTTGCCTGCTCGGAGTGTTTGTGCTGAGCTGATGGCTTTCACTTTCGCCTCTGACTCACTTCTTTTCCCGGAACAGGAGGGGAGGTGCaggcccagggcacaggacaaaggcaggcaggagccaggctgcagcaaagctcttgcagcccagggcaggcgaCGAAGACGACGGTGAGTCCCATCCCCtgatgcctcctccccaccccgtgCAAGCAGCCCTGGACGCTGGGGCTGTggagtggctcctgctgaccccAGCAAGTGACAGGGACCCCAGCAAGGGACTGGGACGCCAGGGCATCAGTGATGAACgtgtggggggaggaaaggagagatgggTGCCTTGCATGGGCAAGCAGCACGCATGACCCTGTGGGAGGCACAGCGGGGGGTGAGAGGGGCTTTGATGGGGTTCGGcataagaaattaatgaaaaaattcttGGGGTGCTCCCCTCAGCTTCAGCCTCACCACCTGACCTCTCCTTTCCTTGGGGCTGGTGTGACTCTCCAGTCGTTCCTCTGGGCCTCGAGCCCTGCCTGAGGCCATCGCTATGTCCCACCCCCATTTTTGCACATTTCTCCACTCAGCAAACTTCAAAGCGGTGCTTAGGACATAGTGCAGAGCACTCCCACCATCCCGCCGGGCTTtccaaaatgcagctgtttctgttGGGATAAACGGGAAGGGGCTGTGCACCTCGTCTAAGTGCCATCGTTGTCTTCACAGCAGCGCTTGcaatggggaaaaagaggaggcGGGTGGAAGGTCCCCACCGTGTTAACCATCCCGTCTTGCagtctcctctccaggctgtgtTTGCTGTCAGCGATGGCATCTGAAATCCACGTGCCGGAGCCCGTGTGCCTCATTGAGAACACGCGGACGAAGGGGCTGGTGGTCCAGCAGGAGGCCCTGCAGGTGCTGTCAGGGATCACCCAgcccgtggtggtggtggccatcacAGGGCTGTACCGCACTGGCAAGTCCTACCTCATGAACAGGCTGGCTTGTCAGAGGAAAGGTGAGAGAGGTCCCGGCCCCGGATGCCCAACGTACCTGTATCGAACGCTGTTGAGACCCTTGCGACCTCCCCACAGGTTTCTCCTTGGGCAGTGGTGTGCAGTCCCACACCAGAGGTATCTGGATGTGGTGTGTACCTCACCCGTGCAAACCTGGACACACTCTGGTGCTGCTGGACACGGAAGGGCTGGGTGATGTGGAGAAGGTGTGGAAGAAGCGGCCGCTGCCTTTGCGCATTCCCAGCACTTTGTCACCAGCCATGGTGACCAGAGGCCGGGGGGGTTCCCACCACCTGTGGTGGCTTCAGCCAGCGTGCTGGGAAGAGCCAGAGGCCATGGGGAAGGAGGCTGGGGCAGGCAAGGTGCCaaactcctctgcttttctgggaaagagcagcagaacaggacagaggagCTCAGGGAGCACTTTGCTAGAGGTGTGTGGGACCCTGAGAGTTAAGAGCTGAGGATAAGCCCAGCTCGAGAAGGAGGTGGTGATGGCATGGGGGTGGGTCTCTCCAAGACCTGGTCTTGCCGTGGCCTGTCGGTAAGGAGCATTGAGGGTCTGGGCATGTGGGGCTTTGCCCCCAAGACTTAGGGGGTCTTGTTGGTGAGAGCCAAAGGTTCTTCCTCCAGGGTGACATGAAGAACGACATGTGGATCTTTGTGCTGACcgtgctgctctccagcacccTGATCTACAACAGCAAAGGCACCATTGACCAGCAAGCCGTGGACCAGCTGCAGTATCCTTGGTgggacagcagcaggagggatgccCTCCTCTCCCTGAGTGGTGGGCAAGGGTTTGACAAATCCTAGTTCCTCAAAGAGCCAAAGGACCTTCTGGTGGTGCCCAGTGCTGTGCTTTGAGTCCTTAGGAGTGCCACGTGGTGGACCTCCAGGCTGAggggttttctccctcttccttccggCGGTTCCCGGCTGTTCTCTGTCCCCGCAGAGTCTCCTCTCTTGCCCGTGAAGTGCTGAGCGGTTGCAGGGTGGCGATGCCCCTGCATTCAGAGCTGAGGTCCCTGTTTCCTTAGCCAGCTCCCTAGCTATGTGATGAAGCTGACTGAGCAGGTCAAGTTGAAAGCAGCACCCGAGCAGAGCGAAGATGAACTGGAGGATTCAGAAAACGTTGCCCCCATCTTCCCGACTTTTGTGTGGACGGTCCGGGACTTCACACTGCAGCTGGAGGTGGATGGGAAGGAAATCTCTGAGGATGAATACTTGGAGAATGCACTCAAGTTAAAGGCTGGTAAGGGaatggtgctgtgctgctggagatgtCCAACCCCAGCAGCATTTCAGTGTAAGTCAACAACAGCCCAAGCCCCGGTGAACTTGCTCCGTGTGCTCCTACCCCACAGGGAGCAGCCCAGAGACCCAACGCTACAACCAGCCCCGGGAATGCATCTGCCAGTTCTTTCGGGATCGCAAGTGCTTTGTTTTTTACCAGCCGGCCCACAGGAGGGACCTGGTTCGCTTGGAGGAGCTTCAGGATGATGAGATCGATTGTGAATTCCGGCAGCAGGTGGAGGAATTCTGCAGCCACATCTGGGAAAAGTCTCCACCTAAGACCATCCCTTGTGGCCGCACCATAACAGGGACCCGtgagtgctgctgtgcagagGGTTGGATGGCCAGCACCTCTTGGCTCTGCCTCTGGGGAAGGATCAAATGCCCAGCCAAAtggtggaggtggggaaagggagaggttttctgctggctgctgtccctgcctgtggaTCTGGAGCCGCTGGATGCTGTAGACGGGGTGGGAAAGAGTTAGGAAAGGAAGTTCAGGAAGGctgtggcaggcaggcagcagggatatGGCAGGAGCCAACGGCGCGCGGAAGCCGGTGTT is a window from the Larus michahellis chromosome 25, bLarMic1.1, whole genome shotgun sequence genome containing:
- the LOC141734911 gene encoding guanylate-binding protein 1-like isoform X6, whose protein sequence is MCHSQGDQLQGRRGGAGPGHRTKAGRSQAAAKLLQPRAGDKTTEGRCRPRAQDKGRQEPGCSKALAAQGRRRRRRLLSRLCLLSAMASEIHVPEPVCLIENTRTKGLVVQQEALQVLSGITQPVVVVAITGLYRTGKSYLMNRLACQRKGFSLGSGVQSHTRGIWMWCVPHPCKPGHTLVLLDTEGLGDVEKGDMKNDMWIFVLTVLLSSTLIYNSKGTIDQQAVDQLHYVMKLTEQVKLKAAPEQSEDELEDSENVAPIFPTFVWTVRDFTLQLEVDGKEISEDEYLENALKLKAGSSPETQRYNQPRECICQFFRDRKCFVFYQPAHRRDLVRLEELQDDEIDCEFRQQVEEFCSHIWEKSPPKTIPCGRTITGTLLGKLAESYVETIRSGAVPCLESAVLALAKTVNAAAVKEAVTLYQDLMERRVKLPTETVQELLDLHTQCERETLELFQKQAFEEEICSFLADLTCQVEAIKDKFCRDNEQASREKCEAALRDLFQDLDRKITDGVYNVPGGHQLFEGDQQALLEKYGELPGKGVMADAVLQEFLQRREALDKNILNIDLALEKKDKELKDVQQQYEKAQQEWDARWKQEAEDKQKLQDKLHSTEEEVACLRKKLEDQPKKRREEHPKTSKRKSKEESGCSSGDFGGKGGPFGPGPGPFGGKGGPFGPGPGPFGGIGGGFGGSGGPFGPGPGPFGGIGGGFGQNQGYGNNTFNWKDLVVPVASLLACVAIAVLRMKL
- the LOC141734911 gene encoding guanylate-binding protein 1-like isoform X4 → MSPKEGRCRPRAQDKGGQEPGCSKALAAQGRRQDNGGEVQAQGTGQRQAGARLQQSSCSPGQATKTTRLQWGKRGGGWKVPTVLTIPSCSLLSRLCLLSAMASEIHVPEPVCLIENTRTKGLVVQQEALQVLSGITQPVVVVAITGLYRTGKSYLMNRLACQRKGFSLGSGVQSHTRGIWMWCVPHPCKPGHTLVLLDTEGLGDVEKGDMKNDMWIFVLTVLLSSTLIYNSKGTIDQQAVDQLHYVMKLTEQVKLKAAPEQSEDELEDSENVAPIFPTFVWTVRDFTLQLEVDGKEISEDEYLENALKLKAGSSPETQRYNQPRECICQFFRDRKCFVFYQPAHRRDLVRLEELQDDEIDCEFRQQVEEFCSHIWEKSPPKTIPCGRTITGTLLGKLAESYVETIRSGAVPCLESAVLALAKTVNAAAVKEAVTLYQDLMERRVKLPTETVQELLDLHTQCERETLELFQKQAFEEEICSFLADLTCQVEAIKDKFCRDNEQASREKCEAALRDLFQDLDRKITDGVYNVPGGHQLFEGDQQALLEKYGELPGKGVMADAVLQEFLQRREALDKNILNIDLALEKKDKELKDVQQQYEKAQQEWDARWKQEAEDKQKLQDKLHSTEEEVACLRKKLEDQPKKRREEHPKTSKRKSKEESGCSSGDFGGKGGPFGPGPGPFGGKGGPFGPGPGPFGGIGGGFGGSGGPFGPGPGPFGGIGGGFGQNQGYGNNTFNWKDLVVPVASLLACVAIAVLRMKL
- the LOC141734911 gene encoding guanylate-binding protein 1-like isoform X3, whose protein sequence is MSPKEGRCRPRAQDKGGQEPGCSKALAAQGRRQDNGGEVQAQGTGQRQAGARLQQSSCSPGQATKTTQRLQWGKRGGGWKVPTVLTIPSCSLLSRLCLLSAMASEIHVPEPVCLIENTRTKGLVVQQEALQVLSGITQPVVVVAITGLYRTGKSYLMNRLACQRKGFSLGSGVQSHTRGIWMWCVPHPCKPGHTLVLLDTEGLGDVEKGDMKNDMWIFVLTVLLSSTLIYNSKGTIDQQAVDQLHYVMKLTEQVKLKAAPEQSEDELEDSENVAPIFPTFVWTVRDFTLQLEVDGKEISEDEYLENALKLKAGSSPETQRYNQPRECICQFFRDRKCFVFYQPAHRRDLVRLEELQDDEIDCEFRQQVEEFCSHIWEKSPPKTIPCGRTITGTLLGKLAESYVETIRSGAVPCLESAVLALAKTVNAAAVKEAVTLYQDLMERRVKLPTETVQELLDLHTQCERETLELFQKQAFEEEICSFLADLTCQVEAIKDKFCRDNEQASREKCEAALRDLFQDLDRKITDGVYNVPGGHQLFEGDQQALLEKYGELPGKGVMADAVLQEFLQRREALDKNILNIDLALEKKDKELKDVQQQYEKAQQEWDARWKQEAEDKQKLQDKLHSTEEEVACLRKKLEDQPKKRREEHPKTSKRKSKEESGCSSGDFGGKGGPFGPGPGPFGGKGGPFGPGPGPFGGIGGGFGGSGGPFGPGPGPFGGIGGGFGQNQGYGNNTFNWKDLVVPVASLLACVAIAVLRMKL